Proteins encoded by one window of Methanomicrobiales archaeon:
- a CDS encoding glycosyltransferase family 4 protein — MMKIAYVYDCVYPYVKGGVERRIWEVSRRLAERGHEVHVYGMKYWKGARRIEREGVSLHGVCPPRPLYTRGKRSISGAIFFGSHLLPPLLSDRFDLVDCQAFPYFSSFPVKAHSFLRATPFVITWHEVWGDYWHEYLGWKGFLGRWIESWVASLSTHHIAVSPATQWDLYDLGVRRKIEVVPNGIDVRRIQGIPAADSPSDVIFVGRLIPEKHVDLLLQALAILREALPDIRCAIVGDGPERERLIRLSRDLGLSGSVSFSGFLDSSDAVMGAMKASKVFVLPSTREGFGMSALEAMACGLPVVTVDHPQNAARMLVDGRNGLLSSLSPEDLGEKIRMALDAPAAVRAACRETAQKYDWDAIVGKLESVYNGIAAADLNR; from the coding sequence ATGATGAAGATCGCCTACGTCTACGACTGCGTCTACCCCTACGTCAAGGGGGGCGTCGAGCGGAGGATCTGGGAGGTCTCTCGGCGGCTGGCGGAGCGGGGCCACGAGGTGCACGTCTACGGAATGAAGTACTGGAAGGGGGCGCGGCGGATCGAGCGGGAAGGTGTGAGCCTGCACGGTGTCTGCCCCCCGCGCCCCCTCTACACGCGGGGAAAGCGGTCGATCTCCGGGGCGATCTTCTTCGGATCGCATCTCCTTCCACCCCTGCTCTCCGATCGGTTCGACCTGGTCGACTGCCAGGCGTTCCCCTACTTCTCCAGTTTTCCGGTCAAGGCGCACTCGTTCCTCAGGGCGACGCCCTTCGTCATCACCTGGCACGAGGTCTGGGGCGACTACTGGCACGAGTACCTCGGCTGGAAGGGCTTCCTGGGAAGGTGGATAGAGTCGTGGGTGGCGTCGCTCTCGACGCACCACATCGCGGTCTCCCCCGCGACGCAGTGGGACCTCTACGATCTGGGGGTGCGGCGGAAGATCGAGGTCGTGCCCAACGGCATCGACGTACGCCGCATCCAGGGGATCCCCGCCGCCGACTCCCCCTCGGACGTGATCTTCGTGGGGAGGCTCATCCCGGAGAAGCACGTCGATCTGCTCCTGCAGGCCCTCGCCATCCTCCGCGAGGCGCTGCCGGACATCCGCTGCGCGATCGTGGGGGACGGACCGGAGAGGGAGCGCCTGATCCGGCTCTCCCGCGATCTGGGGCTCTCGGGATCCGTCAGCTTCAGCGGTTTCCTGGACAGTTCGGACGCGGTGATGGGGGCGATGAAGGCCTCGAAGGTCTTCGTGCTCCCCTCCACGCGGGAGGGGTTCGGCATGTCCGCGCTGGAGGCGATGGCGTGCGGTCTTCCGGTGGTCACGGTCGATCATCCGCAGAATGCGGCGCGGATGCTCGTCGACGGACGGAACGGGCTGCTCTCCTCGCTCTCTCCGGAGGATCTGGGCGAGAAGATCCGCATGGCGCTGGATGCCCCCGCGGCCGTCCGGGCAGCGTGCCGGGAGACGGCGCAGAAGTACGACTGGGACGCAATCGTCGGGAAGCTGGAGTCCGTGTACAACGGGATCGCCGCAGCGGACCTGAACCGATAG
- a CDS encoding glycosyltransferase, which translates to MPDSARDSPEVSVVLPALNEEETIGECIGKIRRVFRDNGIDGEIVVSDSSSDRTTEIAAAMGARIVRMDRRGYGNAYLEAFRAVRGRFVVIGDADNTYDFLEIPRLLEPLRNGYDLVLGSRFSGEIKAGAMRPLHRYVGNPLFVWLVNAMFGTQFTDVHTGFRAIRKDALDRLPLKTGGMEFASEMLIEAARAGIRITEVPIAYYPRRTPSKLRSFTDGWRHLRFLLLYRPLPFLAGPGAVFALAGLLLMLRFYLGGEAESHHLHSFILGVIALVGGLQALLMGINIKVYSIVHGYGDRSRLASRFMDYYSLEWLLVLSAALMLAGIAIGMLIVQHWVALGFGPLDEVANAIIALVLILSGVQVLFFAVLQSMMLLNDRENP; encoded by the coding sequence ATGCCCGACAGCGCCCGTGACAGCCCGGAGGTGTCTGTTGTACTGCCGGCCCTCAACGAAGAGGAGACGATCGGCGAGTGCATCGGAAAGATCCGGCGGGTCTTCCGGGACAACGGCATCGACGGCGAGATCGTCGTCTCCGACTCCTCCAGCGATCGCACGACCGAGATCGCCGCTGCCATGGGCGCACGGATCGTCCGCATGGACAGGCGGGGTTACGGCAACGCCTATCTGGAGGCGTTCCGCGCGGTGAGGGGGCGCTTCGTCGTGATCGGGGATGCCGACAACACCTACGACTTCCTGGAGATCCCCCGGCTGCTCGAGCCGCTGCGCAACGGCTACGATCTCGTGCTGGGCTCCCGATTCTCGGGCGAGATCAAGGCGGGGGCCATGCGCCCGCTCCACCGCTACGTGGGGAATCCGCTCTTCGTATGGCTGGTGAACGCGATGTTCGGCACACAGTTCACCGACGTGCATACGGGATTCCGCGCAATCCGAAAGGACGCCCTGGACCGGCTTCCCCTGAAGACCGGCGGCATGGAGTTCGCGTCGGAGATGCTGATCGAGGCGGCGCGGGCGGGCATCCGCATAACAGAGGTTCCCATCGCCTACTACCCCCGCAGGACGCCCTCCAAGCTGCGCAGCTTCACGGACGGCTGGAGGCACCTGCGGTTCCTCCTCCTCTACCGCCCCCTCCCGTTCCTGGCCGGTCCGGGCGCGGTCTTCGCCCTCGCCGGGCTGCTGCTCATGCTGCGGTTCTACCTGGGCGGAGAGGCGGAGAGTCATCACCTGCACTCCTTCATCCTCGGCGTGATCGCACTCGTGGGCGGACTTCAGGCCCTCCTGATGGGCATCAACATCAAGGTCTACTCGATCGTCCACGGCTACGGGGACCGGAGCCGCCTCGCTTCCCGGTTCATGGACTACTACAGCCTGGAATGGCTGCTGGTCCTGAGCGCCGCCCTCATGCTCGCCGGTATCGCCATCGGAATGCTCATCGTGCAGCATTGGGTTGCCCTGGGGTTCGGCCCGCTCGACGAGGTGGCAAACGCCATCATCGCCCTCGTGCTGATCCTCTCCGGGGTGCAGGTGCTCTTCTTCGCCGTGCTCCAGAGCATGATGCTGCTGAACGACCGTGAGAACCCCTGA